A portion of the Calliphora vicina chromosome 5, idCalVici1.1, whole genome shotgun sequence genome contains these proteins:
- the LOC135961764 gene encoding uncharacterized protein LOC135961764, which produces MKTFQTPQDPNIHESLDLTCHSSFINQYQSAVEDGDAGKEEEEKSYFIKCQENNLKLQNNQNLKLKNKLKNDLVFQAKKEIIRTYTPTYTNLHSYKKQGNGNLSNLSIYDSPYQYLSRAADKFDDTSHYTSCCTDNGISSRKSNIEYSYGKYLELIEHNFEICCTPEICDNIFESVLKSKIKLGNQFVVKSEQNLTSEILMHPHISDNNCDNSCKERTANISHAKFNFPYRTVSHFGFNSPMREPQPDHKHVAVNSENEHKYVAVRRSVSYEEIFSSPRYLNLCEYCFERVVRLKPELMKYKIKLHNLTEQSNSEENDVTVDTVSSINYNQYSPGNDPNESFSIFSFQMDPVVEVEEKRSSNDNFLASDKTNSTFNEKITRMNYSGLNSNSDYINTPHTVSSEYSIPELEDVGFKSSTDLKKITSTDKVADYANNNYNNSNSHHSLTEIYDCNNYIGAGTATNKLFITTELNSESFENTVKIQNFKENSHKLMNREDRSRRKLEFQELWEDHVNFAENRENVEDLSLYSDTKSVVNKSPNNVSKMKPARHLFNLHQQGYNEVVEEYKSTLSRLKFNSTERRKTENILSFPTKGSMNIRNNGVVARKTNKPECYQKSENDYKLDDLNKVSQVSKLNKSSDTALADSKSAVAFTYNICSENTDKFSPLERRILEKIHVNELSKSEEIFGKIENTIRNKITPSMLELIIKEQSLPLLHKNKDNGNKVILMKPKSDKSCLLTPLRFNTSTPKYKLNKTLSFPKDFHKNTIEDPRVNKKSATESHYVRKSNINKNTKCRNFILENIRNVSIPRQKPQIKRLQSNIDPKNGKFYSFTCEKNLVCSPKRRQQLISSRNSGSSAVYSFQSKLVKGSPRFWISMSQISTNKSQLHSSPSTKTAPTPTKKHSKSINSTLSLAAIDNEVVNNVDAEINALGDEIQQIQPRLENYKRKLDDFGNRVTECVNNINECVTTQEDITSVQQKLKDCIELHQYTEEIMCRVETFSLSETED; this is translated from the coding sequence atgaaaacctTTCAAACGCCACAAGACCCTAACATCCATGAATCATTAGATTTAACGTGTCATTCATCATTCATAAATCAATATCAATCAGCTGTAGAAGATGGGGATGCTGGTAAAGAGGAAGAAGAAAAATCATACTTCAttaaatgtcaagaaaataatttaaaattgcaaaataatcaaaatctaaaacttaaaaataaattgaaaaatgatttagtttttcaagccaaaaaagaaattattcgcACATATACACCCACTTACACTAATTTACACTCTTATAAAAAGCAAGGTAATGGTAATTTATCAAATTTGTCTATATATGACTCACCTTATCAATATCTATCAAGAGCCGCTGATAAATTTGATGACACATCGCATTATACTTCTTGTTGTACTGACAATGGAATTAGTTCGCGTAAATCGAATATAGAATATAGTTATGGTAAATATTTGGAACTTATTgaacataattttgaaatatgttgTACTCCAGAAATATGTGATAATATATTTGAATCTGTGCTTAAGTCGAAAATCAAATTAGGAAATCAATTTGTGGTAAAAAGCGAGCAAAACTTAACATCCGAAATATTAATGCATCCGCATATATCTGACAATAATTGTGATAATTCATGTAAAGAAAGAACTGCAAACATTTCGCatgctaaatttaattttccatatCGCACAGTCTCTCATTTTGGATTTAATTCACCAATGCGAGAGCCTCAACCGGACCATAAACATGTGGCAGTTAATTCCGAAAATGAACATAAATACGTAGCTGTAAGAAGATCTGTATCGTATGAAGAGATATTTTCTTCCCCGCGTTATCTTAATCTTTGTGAATATTGTTTTGAACGCGTTGTTCGATTAAAGCCAGAATTaatgaagtataaaataaaattgcataatTTGACAGAACAAAGCAACTCTGAAGAAAATGACGTTACTGTTGATACTGTTAGTTCCATTAATTATAATCAGTATTCGCCTGGAAATGACCCTAATGAATCCTTTtccatattttcttttcaaatggATCCTGTTGTAGAAGTTGAAGAAAAAAGAAGTTCAAACGATAACTTTCTTGCCTCAGATAAAACAAATTCTACATTCAATGAAAAAATAACACGTATGAACTACTCAGGATTAAATTCAAATTCTGATTACATTAATACTCCCCACACAGTTAGTTCTGAATATAGTATACCAGAATTAGAAGATGTCGGCTTCAAATCATCTACTGACTTGAAAAAAATTACTTCTACTGATAAGGTTGCAGATTAtgctaataataattataataacagTAATTCGCATCATTCTTTAACTGAAATTTATGATTGCAATAATTATATTGGTGCCGGTACTGCAACgaacaaattgtttataactACAGAACTAAACAGTGAATCTTTCGAAAATACtgtgaaaattcaaaattttaaagaaaactcaCATAAATTGATGAATCGGGAGGACCGTTCGCGTCGTAAATTGGAATTTCAAGAATTATGGGAAGATCATGTAAACTTTGCCGAAAACCGTGAAAATGTTGAAGACTTATCTCTATATAGTGATACTAAATCAGtagtaaataaatccccaaacaATGTATCGAAAATGAAACCAGCAAGACACTTGTTTAATTTACATCAACAAGGATATAACGAAGTCGTTGAAGAATACAAATCAACTTTATCACgcctaaaatttaattcaactgaaagaagaaaaactgaaaatattttatcttttccTACGAAGGGTTCTATGAATATTCGCAACAATGGTGTTGTAGCTCGCAAAACCAATAAACCAGAATGTTACCAAAAGTCGGAAAATGATTACAAATTAGACGATTTAAACAAAGTATCACAAgtttctaaattaaataaaagttcaGATACAGCCTTAGCAGATTCTAAAAGTGCTGTTGCTTTTACCTATAATATATGCAGTGAAAATACAGACAAGTTTTCTCCATTGGAACgtagaattttagaaaaaattcatgtcaatGAATTAAGCAAAAGTGAAGAAATTTTTGGAAAGATAGAAAACACGATTCGCAATAAAATAACACCATCAATGCTTGAACTGATAATTAAAGAACAATCTTTACCTTTGCTACATAAAAATAAAGACAATGGAAATAAAGTTATATTGATGAAACCAAAAAGTGACAAATCATGTTTATTAACTCCACTCAGGTTTAATACATCGACACCAAAGtataaactaaacaaaacattATCATTCCCAAAAGATTTCCACAAAAACACGATAGAAGATCCTAGAGTTAACAAAAAATCAGCAACTGAAAGTCATTATGTtagaaaatcaaatataaataagaATACGAAGTGTCGCAactttattttggaaaatattcgCAATGTATCTATTCCACGACAAAAGCCACAGATCAAACGCTTACAAAGCAATATCGATcctaaaaatggaaaattctacTCTTTTACATGTGAAAAAAACTTGGTATGCAGTCCTAAAAGACGACAACAATTAATTTCCTCCCGCAATAGTGGATCATCTGCAGTATATTCATTTCAGTCAAAATTAGTAAAAGGCTCTCCAAGATTCTGGATAAGCATGTCGCAAATATCGACAAACAAATCGCAATTACATTCATCACCAAGTACTAAAACGGCCCCTACCCCGACTAAGAAACACTCAAAATCAATAAACAGCACATTATCATTGGCCGCAATAGACAATGAAGTTGTGAATAATGTCGATGCTGAAATCAATGCTTTGGGAGACGAAATACAACAAATACAGCCCCGTTTAGAAAACTATAAACGCAAATTAGATGATTTTGGCAATCGCGTTACCGAATGTGTCAATAACATTAACGAGTGTGTAACCACACAAGAGGACATTACCAGTGTACAACAAAAACTGAAAGATTGCATAGAGTTGCATCAATATACCGAGGAAATTATGTGTCGTGTGGAAACATTCTCCTTGTCTGAAACAGAAGATTAA